The Streptomyces sp. NBC_00344 genome includes a window with the following:
- a CDS encoding helix-turn-helix domain-containing protein: protein MSEARSSTSAPTVLRMILGRRLQEMRLGAGASLEDAAKALRVTTLTIRRLEKAEVALKPLYVEKLLETFGADRQEIDEFVDLAEQANEPGWWHSYRDAVPSWFTAYVSLETGAKTLRTYEPQYVTGLLQTPDYARAVLLGGLPNGSEEELTRRVELRLHRQSLLEREDAPTLWVVMEEAVLHRAVGSPDVMREQIERLLDLSELEHISIDIVPFAAGAHVGACAPFTYFRFEEPELPDVVYSELLSASVYLDQRADVVAHLEAHSRMALLTSSEDSRALLNRMRKEYS, encoded by the coding sequence GTGAGTGAAGCCCGTTCCAGCACCAGCGCACCGACAGTCCTGCGCATGATCCTCGGCCGCCGGCTGCAGGAAATGCGGCTCGGCGCCGGAGCCTCGCTGGAGGATGCGGCAAAAGCACTGCGCGTGACGACCCTGACGATCCGCCGGCTGGAGAAGGCCGAGGTCGCTCTGAAGCCTCTCTACGTAGAAAAGCTCCTGGAGACCTTCGGCGCGGACCGACAGGAGATCGACGAGTTCGTCGACCTGGCCGAGCAGGCCAACGAGCCTGGCTGGTGGCACTCCTACCGCGACGCCGTTCCCAGCTGGTTCACCGCCTACGTCAGCCTGGAGACCGGTGCCAAGACCCTGCGCACCTATGAACCCCAGTACGTCACCGGCCTGCTGCAGACTCCCGACTACGCCCGCGCCGTGCTGCTCGGCGGGTTGCCGAACGGCAGCGAGGAGGAACTCACGCGCCGTGTGGAGCTGCGGCTGCACCGCCAGAGCCTGCTGGAGCGGGAGGATGCCCCCACATTGTGGGTGGTCATGGAGGAAGCCGTCCTGCACCGGGCGGTGGGCAGCCCTGACGTGATGCGGGAGCAGATCGAGCGGCTCCTGGACCTGTCCGAGCTCGAGCACATCAGCATCGACATCGTGCCCTTCGCCGCGGGTGCGCATGTCGGGGCGTGCGCCCCGTTCACGTATTTCCGGTTCGAGGAGCCCGAGCTACCCGACGTCGTCTACAGCGAATTGCTGTCTGCATCCGTCTACCTGGACCAGCGCGCGGACGTGGTCGCCCATCTCGAGGCGCATTCCCGTATGGCGCTGCTGACGTCGTCCGAGGACAGCAGGGCGCTCTTGAACCGCATGCGCAAGGAGTACTCGTGA